The Myxococcaceae bacterium JPH2 nucleotide sequence TGGGACCCGCGTCGGGGGTCCCCGAGTCGTGCGTCCCCGAGTCGGGGGTCCCCGAGTCGTGCGTCCCCGAGTCGGGCATCCCCGCGTCCGTGCCGGAATCCGGGGGCGGAATCTGGACGGGATGATGCACACAGCGATTGTCCTCGCAGACCCACTCCGTGTTCGAAGTCGGCGGTCCCTTGCTTTCACGGCAGTCGGCGGCGTCCTGGCATTCGTCACCTCCGCAGCCGCCATGGACGAAGAGGAAGATGCCGGTGACGAACGCTCCGGCGAGCAGGAAGACGCTGGGGCGCGATCCCGGAAGTGACGAGCGCGGTGTGGATTGTGGCATCAGCGGGACTCCAACGAGCAGGGAGGGGGGAACCTACTCTGGTTCGTGGATGATGGCGCGTCTTCATGGCGGCACGGGCGCCCCACCAGGACGGCCACCTGACCGTGCGCGCGACCGAAGCGCTCCGCCTCCGCGCGGGGCCGACCCGGGATGAAGAGGCCCTGCCTCACCAATGGCGGGCGCCACCACTCAGCCGCCCGCGACGAGCTGGGACGTCAGCCGCTCCTGCGCCCGCTGATTCTCTTCCTTGCCGCGAGGCCGTGAGCCCGGGTTCCACGCGGTCAGGAAGGCCCTGTGCCTACCCAAAAACTCGGTCGCTGCGTCATGGGTGACTCAAGGCCACCATGGGCAGCGCGTCAATGCGAGTGCGCGAGGCGCGAACAGCCGAAGCGCTTGCGCCACGCGTACACCGTGGGCTCACTCACTCCGTGCTTCTTCACGGTCGCCAGCACCGAGGCCCGCTCCGCCTCGCGCAGAATCGCGACCATCTGCTCTT carries:
- a CDS encoding transposase; the protein is MKKSRFSEEQMVAILREAERASVLATVKKHGVSEPTVYAWRKRFGCSRLAHSH